The Pseudomonas multiresinivorans DNA window GCCTGCGCGACCGCCTGCTGAGCGGCGCGCTCGATGCGGCGCAAAGCCTCTACGGCCTGATCTACGACCTGCAACTGGGCCTGGGCGGCGCCCCGGCCACGGACATGGCCGTGCTCATGGGCCTGTGCCAGAACGGCCAGTCGATCAACCTTTCCGCCCCCTTGATGCGCGACGGCGTGACCTCTGCTGAAGCACTGCAAAGCCATGTGCGCCAGAACGGTGCGCAACTCACCCTCGCCCACACCTTCCCCACGGGCACGCACGCGATGTGGCTCTACTACTGGCTGGCCGCCCACGGCATTCATCCGCTGCAGGACGTGCGCAGCCTGGTGGTGCCGCCAGCGCAGATGGTCGAGCACCTCAGGGCCGGGCGCATCGACGGCTTCTGCGCCGGCGGCCCCTGGGGCGCACTGGCGGTGGACGAAGGCATGGGTTTCACCCTCGCCACCAGCCAACAGATCTGGCCCGACCACCCGGAAAAAGTCCTGGGCACCACCCGCGCCTTCGTCGAGCAATACCCCAACACGGTCCGCGCCCTGGTGATGAGCCTTCTTGATGCCAGCCGCTTCATCGAAGCCAGCCAGGACAACCTGCGCAGCGCCGCCCGGCTGATCAGCAGCGAGGACTATGTCGACGCCCCGCTCGCCAGCATCGAACCGCGCCTGCTCGGCCGCTACCAGGACGGCCTCGGCCACGCCTGGCAGGACGCGCACCCGCTGCGCTTCTTCAACGACGGGCAGGCGAACGTCCCCTGGCTCTCCGACGGATTGTGGTTCATGACCCAGTTCCGCCGCTGGGGCCTGTTGCGCGAGGACGTCGACTACCTCGGCATCGCTCGTCAGGTCCAACAGTTCGCGCTGTACCGCGAAGCCGCCAGCGCCTTGGGCGTCAGCGTGCCGGACGGCGAAATGCGCACCTCTACGCTGATCGACGGTCGCCTCTGGGATGGCAGCGATCCGGCCGGCTATGCCCGCAGCTTCGAGCTGAATGCCCTGGCGGAACGAGGTTGAGCATGCTGCGCGTCCTGCTGATCAACGACACCCCGAAGAAGGTCGGGCGCCTCAAGGCTGCGCTGGTGGAGTGCGGCTTCGAGGTGATCGACGAATCCGGCCTCACCGTCGACCTCGCGCAGCGAGTGGAAGCCCTGCGCCCCGATGTGATCCTCATCGACACCGAATCCCCCGGTCGCGACGTGATGGAGCAGGTGGTGCTGGTCAGCCGCGACCAGCCACGCCCCATCGTCATGTTCACCGACGAGCACGACCCGCAGGTGATGCGCCAGGCCATTCGCTCCGGGGTCAGCGCCTACATAGTCGAGGGCATCCAGGCCCAGCGCCTGCAACCGATCCTCGATGTCGCCATGGCCCGCTTCGAGAGCGACCAGGCCCTGCGCGCCCAACTGCAGGCCCGCGAGCAGCAACTGGCGGAGCGAAAGCGCATCGAACTGGCCAAGGGCCTGCTGATGAAAATGAAAGGCTGCGCCGAGGAGGAGGCCTACACCCTGATGCGCCGCCAGGCCATGGGCCGCCAGCAGAAGCTTTCGCAGGTGGCGGAACAGAT harbors:
- a CDS encoding CmpA/NrtA family ABC transporter substrate-binding protein, whose amino-acid sequence is MIDSTSALPGNLAWVAGSDAPEKAALNLGFMALTDSASLVVAATQGFGQPYGLTLNLQRQSSWAGLRDRLLSGALDAAQSLYGLIYDLQLGLGGAPATDMAVLMGLCQNGQSINLSAPLMRDGVTSAEALQSHVRQNGAQLTLAHTFPTGTHAMWLYYWLAAHGIHPLQDVRSLVVPPAQMVEHLRAGRIDGFCAGGPWGALAVDEGMGFTLATSQQIWPDHPEKVLGTTRAFVEQYPNTVRALVMSLLDASRFIEASQDNLRSAARLISSEDYVDAPLASIEPRLLGRYQDGLGHAWQDAHPLRFFNDGQANVPWLSDGLWFMTQFRRWGLLREDVDYLGIARQVQQFALYREAASALGVSVPDGEMRTSTLIDGRLWDGSDPAGYARSFELNALAERG
- a CDS encoding ANTAR domain-containing response regulator, with protein sequence MLRVLLINDTPKKVGRLKAALVECGFEVIDESGLTVDLAQRVEALRPDVILIDTESPGRDVMEQVVLVSRDQPRPIVMFTDEHDPQVMRQAIRSGVSAYIVEGIQAQRLQPILDVAMARFESDQALRAQLQAREQQLAERKRIELAKGLLMKMKGCAEEEAYTLMRRQAMGRQQKLSQVAEQIIAMHEMLGH